The proteins below are encoded in one region of Geobacter sp.:
- a CDS encoding FKBP-type peptidyl-prolyl cis-trans isomerase — MNRIIALALVLLSASSVFAADPANPEQERVFHAIGQNVYRSLSVFNLSQSEFDQVIQGVKDSYHGKKSDVDLNAYNAKIQELARARRKELGEKQAAAAKEFLDKAAQEKGAVKTSSGMVYFSLVEGKGESPAATDTVKVNYRGTLVDGTEFDSSYKRGKPLEFRLDAVIKCWTEGVQKMKPGGKARFVCPANLAYGDNGVGEMILPGATLDFEVELVGVKKAESLSKPASSAETSKAVK, encoded by the coding sequence ATGAACAGAATTATTGCGCTTGCACTGGTACTGTTGTCCGCTTCATCGGTTTTTGCCGCAGATCCCGCCAATCCGGAGCAGGAGCGGGTATTTCATGCCATCGGCCAGAATGTCTACCGCTCGCTTTCGGTCTTCAATCTGAGCCAGTCTGAATTCGACCAGGTGATCCAGGGGGTCAAGGATTCCTATCACGGCAAGAAGAGCGACGTAGATCTCAATGCCTATAATGCGAAAATCCAGGAATTGGCCAGGGCTCGACGCAAGGAGCTTGGTGAAAAACAGGCAGCGGCGGCAAAAGAGTTTCTCGATAAGGCCGCTCAGGAGAAGGGTGCGGTGAAGACCAGTTCCGGCATGGTCTATTTTTCCCTCGTGGAGGGGAAGGGGGAATCTCCTGCGGCAACAGACACGGTCAAGGTCAACTATCGTGGCACCCTGGTCGACGGTACGGAGTTCGACAGTTCCTACAAACGGGGAAAACCGCTGGAATTCAGACTCGATGCAGTCATCAAATGCTGGACTGAAGGTGTCCAGAAGATGAAGCCCGGCGGTAAGGCCCGGTTTGTCTGCCCTGCCAACCTGGCCTACGGAGATAACGGCGTGGGTGAAATGATCCTTCCAGGCGCAACTCTCGATTTCGAAGTCGAACTGGTCGGGGTGAAGAAGGCTGAGAGTCTCTCCAAGCCTGCGTCGTCTGCAGAAACCTCGAAAGCGGTAAAATAA
- a CDS encoding SCO family protein has protein sequence MNCPNGKSLRELVRLLLVLVLLAVFAAPAHADTKKYKRTVERYTVPDVTMINQDGKKVRLRQLVDVNQPVIIDFIYGTCTTICPVLSAGFVNLQNKLDARLPQPRLISITIDPENDTPKVMKEYLKRFRAKPGWDFLTGSRADITKIMVAFNAYIPDKMSHYPINLIRTGKDGSWVRLFGIMSSREFLDEYLWAVGR, from the coding sequence ATGAACTGTCCCAACGGCAAGAGCCTGAGAGAACTGGTGAGATTATTGCTCGTGCTGGTGCTGCTCGCTGTTTTCGCAGCTCCGGCACATGCTGACACCAAGAAATACAAACGCACCGTTGAACGGTACACCGTGCCTGATGTCACCATGATCAATCAGGATGGCAAAAAGGTCCGTTTGCGGCAGCTTGTCGACGTGAATCAGCCGGTTATCATCGACTTTATTTACGGGACATGCACCACGATCTGCCCCGTGCTTTCTGCCGGTTTCGTCAATCTGCAGAACAAGCTCGATGCCAGACTGCCGCAACCGCGCCTTATCTCGATCACCATCGATCCTGAAAACGATACGCCGAAAGTCATGAAGGAGTATCTGAAAAGATTCCGCGCAAAACCGGGCTGGGATTTCCTCACCGGGAGCCGGGCGGATATCACGAAGATCATGGTTGCGTTCAATGCCTATATCCCGGACAAAATGTCGCACTATCCCATCAACCTGATCCGTACCGGAAAAGACGGCTCCTGGGTGCGGCTTTTCGGTATCATGAGCTCCCGCGAATTTCTCG